Proteins found in one Thalassomonas actiniarum genomic segment:
- a CDS encoding response regulator transcription factor — MFQPDKIIVADDHPLFRQALLETLKTRMPSSAWYQAETVEQLNEALLAQQDADLLLLDLNIPGAHGFNTLIYARNHYPQIPVVVVSAYEDNETIARAMEFGASGFVPKSTPVEDIFLAIQTVLSGELWTPQGFKSPAAEHCDIAVRVASLTQQQHKILMMFARGLQNKQIAYDLDVTEATIKAHATAIFKKLNVRNRTQAVIAIGQLDLAEQNLS; from the coding sequence ATGTTTCAGCCGGATAAAATTATTGTCGCCGATGACCACCCGTTATTCAGGCAGGCACTGCTGGAAACGTTAAAAACAAGGATGCCTTCGTCTGCCTGGTACCAGGCAGAAACCGTGGAGCAGTTAAACGAAGCGCTGCTGGCACAACAAGATGCCGATCTTTTGCTGCTGGATTTAAATATTCCCGGCGCCCACGGCTTTAATACCCTGATTTATGCCCGCAATCATTATCCGCAAATTCCCGTGGTAGTGGTTTCCGCCTATGAAGACAACGAGACCATCGCCAGGGCGATGGAGTTCGGCGCGTCCGGTTTTGTGCCTAAATCCACCCCGGTGGAAGATATTTTCCTGGCAATTCAAACCGTGCTTTCCGGGGAGTTGTGGACGCCGCAAGGCTTTAAAAGCCCGGCTGCGGAGCACTGTGATATTGCGGTACGGGTGGCAAGCCTGACCCAGCAGCAACATAAGATTTTAATGATGTTTGCCCGGGGCCTGCAAAATAAACAAATCGCCTATGATCTCGATGTCACCGAAGCCACCATTAAAGCCCACGCCACCGCTATTTTTAAAAAGCTCAATGTCAGAAACCGCACCCAGGCGGTGATAGCCATCGGTCAGCTGGACCTGGCAGAGCAAAACCTGTCATAA
- a CDS encoding ATP-grasp domain-containing protein produces MEEHKYHIFVIGYDDFNINQLKQLPLGAQVNYHAALSYEDIKSSEHVPALELFHRAESQILNSDFKPDAVITFWDFPATILAAMLAERFGLRSASVESIFKCENKRWSRTEQAKVIGEHIPCFAGFNPDDRDAFANIGLAPPFWIKPVKSFRSYLAFRVDSAADFEHHRQALTAGIDGIYKPFQELMVKSRLPGDIAGSELSCIAEAPLTGEMCTVEAYAFGDEVVCYGIVDSIREQHSNSFNRYQYPSKLPATVQQRMAELTRDVARQLDLRDACFNVEYFYNPADESVHLLEINPRTSQSHSWLFCMVDGVSQFRHQVDIALGRRPQVLPQQGEFAIAAKYMHRAFKSGVVTQVPDARRLAEISRVFAGTQIKLHVNAGDDLNELLFQDAYSFELADIYIGAADEAELEQRYRAIAAMLDIRIAPKQC; encoded by the coding sequence ATGGAAGAGCACAAATACCATATTTTCGTCATAGGATATGACGACTTTAATATCAATCAACTGAAACAGCTGCCGCTTGGCGCGCAAGTGAACTATCATGCGGCGCTCAGCTATGAAGACATCAAGTCTTCGGAACATGTCCCGGCGTTGGAGCTGTTTCACCGGGCAGAAAGTCAAATCCTCAACTCAGACTTTAAACCCGATGCCGTGATCACTTTCTGGGATTTTCCCGCGACTATTCTTGCCGCCATGCTGGCCGAGCGTTTCGGCCTGCGCTCGGCCTCTGTAGAAAGTATCTTTAAATGCGAAAACAAGCGCTGGAGCCGCACAGAGCAAGCGAAGGTGATAGGCGAGCATATTCCCTGTTTTGCCGGGTTTAACCCTGATGACCGGGATGCCTTTGCCAACATCGGTTTAGCGCCTCCTTTTTGGATCAAGCCGGTGAAATCGTTCAGATCATATCTGGCGTTTCGTGTTGATTCGGCCGCTGATTTCGAGCACCACCGACAGGCGTTAACCGCGGGCATAGACGGCATTTATAAACCGTTTCAGGAGCTGATGGTAAAATCCCGCCTTCCCGGTGATATTGCCGGCTCTGAACTGTCCTGTATCGCAGAAGCGCCTTTGACGGGGGAGATGTGTACCGTGGAAGCCTATGCCTTTGGCGACGAAGTGGTGTGTTACGGTATTGTCGACTCCATACGGGAGCAGCACAGCAATTCTTTCAACCGCTACCAGTATCCTTCCAAATTGCCTGCAACCGTTCAGCAACGTATGGCGGAGCTGACCCGGGATGTCGCCCGGCAGCTGGATTTGCGTGACGCTTGCTTTAATGTCGAGTACTTTTATAACCCGGCGGATGAGTCCGTTCACCTGCTGGAAATCAATCCCCGTACTTCCCAGTCGCACTCCTGGCTGTTTTGTATGGTAGACGGGGTGAGCCAATTCCGGCACCAGGTTGACATCGCCCTGGGCAGGCGGCCGCAGGTGTTGCCGCAACAGGGGGAGTTCGCAATTGCCGCAAAATATATGCATCGTGCTTTTAAAAGCGGTGTCGTCACCCAAGTACCCGATGCACGGCGCCTGGCGGAAATTAGCCGGGTATTTGCGGGCACGCAAATCAAGTTGCATGTTAACGCCGGGGATGATTTGAATGAGCTGCTGTTTCAGGATGCATATAGTTTTGAGTTGGCAGACATCTATATTGGCGCAGCTGACGAAGCCGAGCTTGAGCAGAGGTACCGGGCAATAGCGGCTATGCTGGATATCCGCATTGCGCCCAAGCAATGCTGA
- a CDS encoding propionyl-CoA synthetase, which yields MGYHKEYQASIDDPAAFWQEKSSLVQWHKPPGQALSRDEDGHYLWYADGELNSCYLALDYHVENGRGEQTALIYDSPVTGVSRQYSYRELTDKVARFAGALQSLGVCRGERVIIYMPMIPEAAIAMLACARLGAIHSVVFGGFAAHELALRIDDAQPKVILSASCGIEIEKLIPYKTLLDDAITQAEHKVDACVVFQREKLKAELIPGRDHDWQFLESQSEPVAPVPVAATDPLYILYTSGTTGSPKGVVRDNGGHAVAMRYSMATVYGMKPGDVFWAASDVGWVVGHSYIVYGPLMAGCTSILYEGKPVRTPDAGAFWRVCEQYQVNAIFSAPTAFRAICKEDPGAALLEKYDLSSLKRIFLAGERLDPATYHWLKQHTGLPVIDHWWQTETGWAIAGNPVGIELLPTKAGSATCPIPGFNVQILDNKGKGLGADEQGSVAIKLPLPPGCLQGIWKNPERFKAGYLATYDGYYLSGDGGYLDDDGYLYIMGRTDDVINVAGHRLSTGEMEEIVSAHPDVAECAVVGVSDDLKGQVPMALIVLKNGVKTPEGQIFEQIRLEVRQQIGALACLKKIHRVERLPKTRSGKILRRLIRQMADGEDYQTPSTIDDVEVITEISNVLKLVASF from the coding sequence ATGGGTTATCATAAGGAATATCAGGCTTCAATTGACGATCCTGCGGCATTTTGGCAAGAGAAATCATCGTTGGTTCAATGGCATAAGCCGCCGGGGCAGGCTTTGTCCCGGGATGAAGACGGACATTATCTTTGGTATGCCGACGGCGAGTTAAACTCTTGTTATCTGGCGCTTGATTATCATGTGGAAAACGGCCGCGGCGAGCAAACCGCCCTGATATACGACTCACCGGTTACCGGTGTCAGCCGGCAATACAGCTACCGAGAACTCACCGACAAGGTGGCCCGTTTTGCCGGGGCGCTGCAATCCTTGGGGGTATGCCGGGGAGAGCGGGTGATCATCTACATGCCGATGATCCCCGAGGCGGCAATTGCCATGCTGGCCTGTGCCCGGCTTGGCGCGATACATTCCGTGGTCTTTGGCGGTTTTGCCGCCCATGAGCTGGCGTTGAGGATAGATGACGCACAGCCCAAGGTGATCTTAAGTGCCTCATGCGGCATCGAAATTGAGAAACTCATTCCTTACAAAACCTTGCTCGACGATGCCATCACCCAGGCGGAGCATAAGGTAGATGCCTGCGTGGTTTTCCAGCGGGAAAAACTTAAAGCCGAGTTGATCCCCGGCAGGGATCATGACTGGCAGTTTCTCGAAAGCCAGAGCGAGCCTGTGGCTCCGGTGCCGGTTGCTGCCACAGATCCGCTATATATCTTATATACCTCGGGCACTACCGGCAGTCCTAAGGGGGTGGTCAGGGACAACGGCGGCCATGCGGTGGCGATGCGCTATAGCATGGCAACCGTATACGGCATGAAGCCGGGGGACGTGTTCTGGGCGGCTTCCGATGTCGGCTGGGTGGTGGGACATTCCTATATCGTTTACGGGCCGCTGATGGCGGGCTGTACCAGTATTTTATATGAAGGCAAGCCGGTGAGAACCCCGGATGCCGGTGCTTTCTGGCGGGTGTGCGAGCAATACCAGGTGAATGCCATTTTCAGCGCGCCGACCGCTTTTCGCGCTATCTGTAAAGAAGATCCCGGTGCTGCTTTGCTAGAAAAGTATGATTTATCATCGTTAAAACGTATCTTTTTGGCGGGGGAGCGTTTGGATCCCGCCACCTACCATTGGTTGAAACAACATACCGGCTTACCTGTTATTGATCACTGGTGGCAAACGGAAACCGGCTGGGCCATTGCCGGTAATCCCGTGGGGATCGAGCTTTTGCCTACCAAGGCGGGTTCGGCTACCTGCCCGATCCCGGGTTTTAATGTCCAGATCCTGGATAATAAGGGTAAAGGCTTAGGGGCTGATGAGCAGGGCAGTGTCGCGATCAAATTACCCTTGCCCCCCGGTTGTTTGCAGGGGATCTGGAAAAACCCCGAACGTTTTAAAGCGGGTTATCTGGCGACCTATGACGGTTATTATCTATCCGGTGACGGCGGCTATCTGGATGATGACGGATATCTTTATATTATGGGACGTACCGACGATGTCATTAATGTTGCCGGTCACAGGCTGTCTACCGGGGAAATGGAAGAAATTGTTTCTGCCCATCCGGATGTTGCCGAATGTGCCGTGGTAGGAGTGAGTGATGACTTGAAAGGCCAGGTGCCGATGGCGCTGATTGTACTGAAAAATGGCGTAAAAACGCCCGAAGGGCAAATATTCGAACAAATTCGCCTCGAGGTACGGCAGCAAATCGGCGCGCTTGCCTGTTTGAAGAAAATCCACCGGGTGGAGCGACTGCCTAAAACCCGCTCCGGCAAAATATTGCGCCGTTTGATACGGCAAATGGCCGACGGTGAAGACTATCAAACCCCGTCCACCATAGATGATGTTGAAGTTATTACTGAAATTTCCAATGTACTGAAATTGGTGGCGTCATTTTAA
- a CDS encoding phospholipase D, protein MSKIDIVQEAVRGYFNHCSGPSYVRMLDTPHVWGMPFNNEIMPQARARQAEFERAIVEIIQKTYYRCDVSSLNSPDPDWTRAILGAIDTCLSAKMGRIKPTQFRFLFGQTPLYPMTPPPNYTDFQGALIRLFRARAEHWEVLPEFWIGRFYRLEKGISSGILAKLQSLFVKPPEDTTKMTWNHSKIIASDGTEALVGGHNLNMDLFRSYPPVHDASVVVHGDAAHGSQQYLNKMWECKTDLLTKEYMDIGELVWKNGDDDHAETRKPLDPLAADPGAAYMKDRQQTLVKLHATGLKKEGEPDEEPSVVSVLKVSKELEQSQELEVQEDLDQAEEIRAQDLQTLEDLKLEVFQERIVYDGYDKFDDYKLATRMLSVGKYWTGPDKKTQYQQASEVMKKQLIMGAKRIIRMSQMDLVSAWKKNWSDHVVCHWLMDALLANPALKVQVVVSPLDAGAGAEGDQYSFGSGACRTFELIKYYMSHDADTDKELDDSDSKRANALKRLHIAPLYFTDKVPKEKTTEGTTYKWPGLSEEGKTATLKQPPLSEKAPKKGVIGSAAWAVVNASGSVYPKVDSAPGNHAKIMVIDDEAYIVGSDNLYPGFLSEFNYLVEGEDAVGELLTAYWGPLWKYSGPHCANPVCKLSDEPDH, encoded by the coding sequence ATGAGTAAAATAGATATTGTACAGGAAGCCGTCAGAGGCTACTTCAATCATTGCAGCGGCCCCAGCTATGTCAGAATGTTAGATACGCCGCATGTGTGGGGCATGCCTTTTAATAATGAGATCATGCCGCAGGCCCGGGCACGCCAGGCAGAATTTGAACGGGCCATCGTCGAGATCATACAAAAAACCTATTACCGCTGCGATGTCTCCTCCCTGAACAGTCCGGATCCCGACTGGACCCGGGCGATCCTCGGCGCCATAGACACCTGTTTGAGCGCCAAAATGGGCAGGATCAAACCGACCCAATTCCGCTTTTTATTCGGCCAGACGCCGCTTTATCCCATGACCCCGCCGCCAAACTATACCGACTTCCAGGGGGCGCTGATCCGCTTGTTCAGGGCACGGGCAGAGCACTGGGAGGTATTGCCTGAGTTCTGGATCGGCAGGTTCTACCGCCTGGAAAAAGGTATTTCCTCCGGCATACTGGCCAAACTGCAGTCGCTGTTTGTCAAACCGCCGGAAGACACCACTAAGATGACCTGGAACCACTCGAAAATCATCGCCTCAGACGGCACCGAAGCCCTGGTGGGGGGCCATAACCTCAATATGGACCTGTTCAGAAGTTATCCGCCGGTGCATGATGCTTCGGTGGTGGTACACGGCGACGCCGCCCACGGCTCGCAGCAATACCTGAACAAGATGTGGGAATGTAAAACCGACCTGCTCACCAAGGAATACATGGACATCGGCGAACTGGTATGGAAAAACGGCGATGATGACCACGCCGAGACCCGCAAGCCTTTAGATCCTTTAGCGGCGGATCCCGGGGCAGCCTACATGAAAGATCGCCAGCAAACCCTGGTAAAACTGCATGCCACCGGCCTGAAAAAAGAAGGAGAGCCGGATGAGGAACCCTCAGTGGTTTCCGTGCTTAAAGTCAGCAAAGAGCTTGAGCAAAGCCAAGAGTTGGAGGTACAGGAAGATCTCGACCAGGCAGAAGAAATTCGCGCCCAGGATCTGCAAACGCTGGAAGATCTGAAACTGGAAGTATTCCAGGAACGCATCGTATACGACGGCTACGACAAGTTTGACGACTATAAACTGGCCACCCGCATGCTCTCGGTAGGCAAATACTGGACCGGTCCTGACAAGAAAACCCAATACCAGCAGGCATCCGAGGTCATGAAAAAGCAGCTGATCATGGGAGCGAAACGTATCATCCGCATGTCGCAGATGGATCTGGTAAGCGCCTGGAAAAAGAATTGGTCGGATCACGTGGTGTGTCACTGGCTGATGGATGCCCTGCTTGCCAATCCGGCGCTCAAGGTTCAGGTCGTGGTTTCACCGCTTGATGCCGGCGCCGGCGCCGAGGGGGATCAATACTCATTCGGCTCGGGCGCCTGCCGCACCTTCGAGTTGATCAAATACTATATGAGCCATGATGCCGATACCGATAAAGAGCTGGACGACTCCGACAGCAAGCGTGCCAATGCCTTAAAAAGACTGCATATCGCCCCGCTCTACTTTACCGACAAGGTGCCCAAGGAAAAAACCACCGAAGGCACCACCTATAAATGGCCGGGGCTAAGCGAAGAAGGGAAAACCGCCACCCTGAAACAGCCGCCGCTTAGCGAAAAAGCACCGAAAAAAGGCGTGATCGGCAGCGCCGCCTGGGCAGTAGTAAACGCCAGCGGCTCGGTTTACCCTAAGGTGGATTCCGCGCCGGGCAACCATGCGAAAATCATGGTGATCGACGACGAAGCCTATATTGTCGGCTCGGATAACCTGTACCCCGGTTTCCTGTCAGAGTTCAATTACCTGGTAGAAGGCGAAGACGCCGTGGGCGAATTGCTCACCGCTTACTGGGGACCGCTGTGGAAATATTCCGGCCCCCATTGCGCCAACCCTGTGTGTAAGCTCAGCGACGAGCCGGATCACTAA
- a CDS encoding tetratricopeptide repeat protein, producing MKLSCRVIAVLLLSLHNCALAMTVEQASAKVEQAEKIRNDQPQQAIELFTAVADDPEMLTRPDILFPALNSLVFVLIGQAKFEQAKVMAQKLFDQSLKQNDDYYPAMSQLLLGYVEENRSNYQLAESHHKFALELALKADDPVLIAQAYDRISSTLRFQDKYLEALEMVQKSVVILREQNDDKVLATTLQTLGIIQGIIGDYTTALATHTEALELRTALQDKSGISDSLYEIGGIYRKMKNFSLALKHGKMSYELDKKFGRKLDIANSANRVATMALKTKDLALAKAFSQEVLERYTELDSQSGISGAYDLLGLIALESGDLEQAKIHIDKAMAIAAEHNLASTLISAQISRIKVAQLEKDFATAQVLGEQALASAAEIKEKEDEIILQQLLADTYYGQEDYQKAFEAQRQYKKLDDEVGTRNLAQTVAALQSKAEFMRRQQEIENLNHEKALQAAELQQKKLERNAWIFGLSFLTLLVASISYRQYKKRKMAAERATLLQEVVDSKNRLLADVSHELRTPLTALKLQVEALQFNLVQDVDASYDAMNRKVMDINRLISDIYQLAQADSASLHLHPESIELDETLTQWNEEFEAFVEAKGFDWQSKIKLVDDVSVQWDQDRIKQVLTNLLSNSTFYTDAPGKIALSVEQTAQHIDICIEDSAPGVADADLQKIFERLYRVEDSRNRQTGGSGLGLSICKSLITAHHGKVRAGHSELGGLKVEIRLPLAAA from the coding sequence ATGAAATTAAGTTGTCGGGTAATAGCCGTGCTATTACTCAGTCTTCACAACTGCGCGCTTGCCATGACTGTTGAGCAGGCAAGCGCAAAAGTCGAGCAGGCAGAAAAGATCAGAAATGATCAGCCGCAACAGGCGATTGAGCTCTTTACTGCTGTTGCCGATGACCCTGAAATGCTCACCCGGCCGGACATTTTGTTTCCGGCGTTAAACTCTTTGGTTTTTGTGCTGATTGGCCAGGCAAAGTTTGAGCAGGCCAAGGTGATGGCGCAAAAGCTGTTTGATCAGTCTCTTAAACAAAACGATGATTACTACCCGGCAATGTCACAATTGCTGCTCGGCTATGTTGAAGAGAACCGTAGCAATTATCAGCTGGCTGAATCGCACCATAAGTTCGCGCTGGAATTAGCATTAAAAGCCGATGATCCTGTACTGATTGCGCAGGCTTATGACCGCATCAGTTCTACTTTGCGTTTTCAGGATAAATACCTCGAAGCCCTGGAGATGGTGCAAAAATCTGTCGTGATTTTGCGTGAGCAGAATGATGATAAGGTTTTGGCGACGACCTTACAAACTCTGGGAATTATTCAGGGGATTATCGGTGATTACACCACGGCGCTCGCCACTCATACCGAAGCCCTGGAGCTGCGCACGGCTTTACAGGATAAGTCCGGTATCAGCGATTCTTTGTACGAAATTGGCGGCATTTACCGGAAAATGAAAAACTTCTCGCTCGCCCTTAAACACGGCAAAATGTCGTACGAATTAGACAAAAAATTCGGACGTAAACTCGATATTGCCAACAGTGCCAACCGGGTAGCAACCATGGCGCTGAAAACGAAAGATTTGGCCCTGGCAAAAGCCTTTAGCCAGGAGGTATTGGAGCGATATACGGAGTTGGACTCCCAATCGGGGATCTCAGGTGCTTATGATTTACTAGGGCTTATTGCTCTTGAGTCCGGGGATCTTGAGCAGGCAAAAATCCATATCGATAAGGCTATGGCTATTGCAGCCGAGCATAATTTGGCAAGTACCCTGATTTCAGCACAAATCAGTCGCATTAAAGTCGCGCAGTTGGAAAAGGATTTTGCCACCGCCCAGGTTCTGGGGGAGCAGGCACTGGCCAGTGCCGCTGAAATTAAGGAAAAAGAAGACGAAATTATCCTGCAGCAGTTGTTGGCAGACACTTACTACGGCCAGGAGGATTACCAAAAAGCGTTTGAAGCGCAGCGGCAATATAAAAAGCTGGATGATGAAGTCGGCACCAGAAATCTGGCCCAAACAGTGGCGGCATTACAGAGTAAGGCTGAATTTATGCGCAGGCAGCAAGAGATAGAAAATCTCAATCATGAAAAAGCGCTGCAGGCAGCCGAGCTGCAGCAAAAGAAGCTGGAACGTAATGCCTGGATTTTCGGCTTAAGCTTTTTAACCCTGCTGGTGGCCAGTATCAGCTATCGCCAATATAAAAAACGTAAAATGGCGGCGGAACGCGCGACGTTGTTGCAGGAAGTGGTGGACAGTAAAAACCGCTTGCTTGCCGATGTTTCCCACGAGTTGCGTACGCCGCTGACTGCCTTGAAGCTGCAGGTAGAAGCCCTGCAATTTAATTTGGTGCAGGATGTGGACGCCTCTTACGATGCCATGAACCGTAAAGTTATGGATATCAACCGCCTGATCAGCGACATCTATCAGCTGGCGCAAGCGGACAGCGCCAGTTTACACCTGCACCCGGAAAGCATTGAGTTGGATGAAACTCTGACGCAGTGGAATGAAGAATTCGAAGCGTTTGTAGAGGCCAAAGGTTTTGACTGGCAATCGAAAATCAAGCTGGTTGATGATGTCTCTGTACAATGGGATCAGGATAGGATCAAGCAAGTGCTGACCAATTTATTGTCCAACAGTACTTTCTATACCGATGCGCCCGGTAAAATTGCGTTAAGTGTGGAGCAGACCGCCCAACATATTGATATCTGTATTGAAGATTCGGCGCCTGGGGTAGCAGATGCTGACTTGCAGAAAATATTTGAACGCCTGTACCGGGTTGAAGACTCCCGCAACCGTCAAACCGGCGGTTCCGGATTGGGGCTTTCTATCTGTAAAAGCTTGATCACCGCACATCACGGTAAAGTACGCGCCGGGCACAGTGAGTTGGGGGGCTTGAAGGTGGAAATCCGCTTGCCCTTAGCGGCAGCCTGA